From the genome of Virgibacillus proomii, one region includes:
- a CDS encoding DHH family phosphoesterase has product MKKILESIKNYDTIIIHRHVRPDPDAIGSQVGLKEIIRLSFPEKKVFAVGADEPSLTFLAQMDHVSDEQYQNALVIICDTANTSRICDQRYNLGKQLIKIDHHPNVDAYGDIQWVDTSASSTSEMIYDFYLQTKEYGLTCNDAAARLLYAGIVGDTGRFLYPSTTKKTFVLAAELVTYRFDRSKLYDGMYSISDKLAKLKGYIYQNFNLWDGGLAFVKLTKSILEEFEIKPTETGQLVSILGDIEGIVAWVVFIEEEEQIRVRLRSKGPTINELAAKYNGGGHPLASGATVTTWEEADEVINDLQGICQAFKK; this is encoded by the coding sequence ATGAAAAAAATATTAGAATCCATAAAAAACTACGATACGATTATTATTCATCGCCATGTGCGGCCTGATCCAGATGCCATCGGCTCTCAAGTAGGACTAAAGGAAATAATTCGGCTATCGTTTCCCGAAAAAAAAGTTTTTGCTGTAGGAGCTGACGAACCATCTTTAACTTTCTTAGCACAAATGGATCATGTTAGTGATGAACAGTACCAAAATGCACTTGTAATCATCTGCGATACAGCAAACACAAGTCGTATTTGTGATCAGCGATATAATCTCGGTAAGCAATTAATTAAAATTGACCACCATCCAAATGTAGATGCCTATGGCGATATCCAATGGGTGGATACAAGTGCCAGCTCGACAAGCGAAATGATTTATGATTTTTATTTACAGACAAAAGAATATGGATTAACTTGTAACGATGCTGCTGCCCGTTTATTGTATGCTGGAATTGTTGGAGATACAGGAAGATTTTTATATCCTAGTACAACGAAAAAAACCTTTGTACTCGCAGCAGAGCTTGTTACATATCGCTTTGATCGTTCTAAATTATATGATGGCATGTATAGTATTTCCGACAAGTTAGCAAAGTTAAAAGGTTATATCTACCAAAATTTTAATCTATGGGACGGTGGTTTGGCATTTGTTAAGCTTACTAAAAGTATATTAGAGGAATTTGAAATTAAACCAACGGAAACTGGACAACTAGTTAGTATTTTAGGGGACATAGAAGGAATTGTCGCTTGGGTTGTTTTCATTGAAGAGGAAGAACAAATTCGTGTCCGTTTACGTTCAAAAGGACCAACTATTAATGAACTAGCTGCAAAATATAATGGTGGGGGACATCCATTGGCTTCTGGAGCAACGGTTACAACGTGGGAAGAGGCAGATGAGGTAATTAACGACTTGCAAGGTATATGTCAAGCCTTTAAAAAATAA
- a CDS encoding YtrH family sporulation protein translates to MEERFFETFIHCYFIAFGVVIGGSIIGSIGAFITGNPPLTEIGRIAIQLRIWAIVAAIGGTFDAIANFERGIYNGSTLDLFKQALFILSAMGGVKTAILLLSWLTQEEIS, encoded by the coding sequence ATGGAAGAACGTTTTTTTGAAACATTTATTCATTGTTACTTTATTGCTTTTGGTGTAGTTATTGGCGGTTCGATCATCGGCAGTATTGGTGCTTTTATTACTGGAAATCCGCCGTTAACAGAGATTGGACGAATTGCCATTCAACTGCGGATTTGGGCCATTGTCGCAGCAATTGGCGGTACATTTGATGCAATTGCAAATTTTGAAAGGGGAATTTACAATGGATCAACGCTGGATTTATTTAAACAGGCGTTATTCATTTTATCCGCAATGGGCGGGGTGAAAACGGCTATTTTATTATTAAGTTGGCTGACACAGGAGGAAATATCCTAA
- the ytrI gene encoding sporulation membrane protein YtrI — protein MHIPPYHKKVTWQRFFVGAMVGAVIAYCILIYMYGTMYEALLIENHELNNKVSQLRSQNESLLEDNDELNERSAKQVSIESISLSIENAETLRMDRLIVGKLEELVQEELKHVIGKDLTIIAESDRLLISTIENKTFTVEDFSYTLSIRKLIISNNIKITAKAQRSS, from the coding sequence ATGCATATCCCTCCATATCACAAAAAAGTTACGTGGCAGCGTTTTTTTGTTGGAGCAATGGTGGGGGCAGTCATTGCATATTGCATACTTATTTATATGTATGGAACGATGTATGAAGCTTTACTCATCGAAAATCATGAACTAAATAATAAAGTCAGTCAATTACGAAGTCAGAATGAGTCTTTACTTGAGGACAATGATGAATTAAATGAAAGATCAGCAAAACAGGTTAGCATTGAGTCAATTTCACTATCGATTGAAAATGCAGAAACATTACGAATGGATCGATTAATTGTTGGTAAATTAGAGGAACTTGTACAAGAGGAATTAAAACATGTCATTGGTAAGGACCTGACCATCATTGCAGAAAGCGATAGATTGCTTATATCCACGATTGAAAATAAGACGTTTACAGTCGAAGATTTTTCTTATACACTTTCCATTCGCAAGCTTATTATCTCGAATAATATTAAAATCACTGCAAAAGCGCAGAGATCTTCGTAA
- a CDS encoding DUF5067 domain-containing protein gives MKKYLFVLFTVMLLVLSACGGSTESNDAANKGSDESNESTESNSNKDVYFKDNEAKIEDLKIKITETKVIPVGEPGNEHGEKPVFAIWYEATNFTDKDLDPSTAWMAVFTAIQDNDSDAVNELEMGGLPDENHLDSQTETIKKDGTVENSVAYELDDLETPVTLVANQGVTGDEIGRQDYEIK, from the coding sequence ATGAAGAAATACTTATTTGTTTTATTTACTGTAATGTTATTAGTTTTATCTGCATGCGGTGGATCAACCGAAAGTAACGATGCAGCAAACAAAGGAAGCGACGAAAGTAACGAAAGCACGGAATCAAACAGTAACAAGGATGTATATTTCAAAGATAATGAGGCTAAGATTGAAGATTTAAAAATCAAAATAACAGAAACTAAAGTTATACCTGTCGGAGAACCGGGCAACGAACATGGAGAAAAACCAGTATTCGCCATTTGGTATGAAGCGACGAACTTTACTGATAAAGACCTAGATCCATCAACAGCATGGATGGCGGTATTTACAGCGATACAAGACAATGATTCGGATGCAGTAAATGAGTTGGAAATGGGTGGATTACCAGACGAAAATCATCTAGATTCACAAACGGAAACTATAAAGAAAGATGGTACAGTAGAAAACTCCGTCGCTTATGAATTAGATGATTTAGAAACTCCTGTAACCTTAGTAGCTAATCAAGGAGTTACGGGCGATGAGATAGGTAGACAAGATTATGAAATAAAATAA